A segment of the Candidatus Methylomirabilota bacterium genome:
CAAGGTCTCATTCTTCCGATTCCAGGAGAGCTATATGGCCACGTCGCGCACCGGTCTGGTCTCGCCCGCCGGGGGGACCCTCGTCGACCTCTTCGTCCCCGCGGAGGGCCGCGCCGAGCTGCGCGCCCATGCCACCCGCCTGCCCTCCGTGCAGATCTCCGAGCGCGCGCTCTACGATCTGGAGCTGCTCGCCACCGGCGCCTTCTCGCCGCTGGACCGGTTCATGAGCCGCCGCGATCACGAGCGCGTCCTCGGCGAGATGCGTCTGGCCGGCGGCCAGCTCTTCCCGATCCCGGTGACGCTGCCGGTGAACCGCGTGCCCGGACTGCGGCTCGACGGCGACATCGCGCTGCGCGACGCGCACAACGAGCTCCTCGGCGTCATGACGATCGAGGAGGCCTACGAGTGGGACCGCGGCGAGACCGCGCAGCACGTGCTGGGCACCCGTGACGTGCGCCACCCGCTCGTGGCGGAGATGGAGCGCTGGGGCGAGGTCAATCTCTCCGGGCGCGTGCGTCTGCTCGCGCTCCCGCCGCGCCACGATTTCCGCGATCTCCGGCTCACTCCCGCACAGGTGCGCGCCCGCCTGGCCGAGGCCGGCGCGGTGAACGTGGTCGCCTTCCAGACGCGCAATCCCCTCCACCGCGCGCACGAGGAGCTGACTCGCCGCGCCGCCGATCTCATCAAGGGCACGCTGCTGCTCCACCCGGTGGTGGGCATGACCAAGCCCGGCGACGTCGACTACTACACGCGCGTGCGCACCTACAAGGTGCTGGTGGAGCGTTACTACGAGCGCGGGCGCGTGGTGCTGTCGCTGCTGAACCTCGCCATGCGCATGGGGGGCCCGCGGGAGGCCCTATGGCACGCCCTCATCCGGCGTAACCACGGCGCCAGCCACTTCATCGTGGGCCGCGATCACGCGAGCCCCGGCCTCGACTCGACGGGCAAGCCCTTCTACGGCGCCTACGACG
Coding sequences within it:
- a CDS encoding bifunctional sulfate adenylyltransferase/adenylylsulfate kinase — translated: MATSRTGLVSPAGGTLVDLFVPAEGRAELRAHATRLPSVQISERALYDLELLATGAFSPLDRFMSRRDHERVLGEMRLAGGQLFPIPVTLPVNRVPGLRLDGDIALRDAHNELLGVMTIEEAYEWDRGETAQHVLGTRDVRHPLVAEMERWGEVNLSGRVRLLALPPRHDFRDLRLTPAQVRARLAEAGAVNVVAFQTRNPLHRAHEELTRRAADLIKGTLLLHPVVGMTKPGDVDYYTRVRTYKVLVERYYERGRVVLSLLNLAMRMGGPREALWHALIRRNHGASHFIVGRDHASPGLDSTGKPFYGAYDAQELVGRHQEEMGITMLPFGEMMYLPDEERYEESSRVPKQARTASISGTQVREEFLNAGVKLPDWFTRPEVAQILMETYPARHRQGVCVWFTGLSGAGKSTTAEILTTLLLERGRNITVLDGDVVRTNLSKGLGFSKEDRDTNIRRIGFVAAEIVRHGGVALCAAVSPYRVTRDEVRHMVGADHFVEVFVDTPLEECERRDSKGVYAKARRGEIKGFTGIDDPYEAPEHPEITLDTLVSTPDANARRVLEYLERQGFVR